CGCGCCAAACTCGTAGGATACGTGCCTCAAAGCGAAAATATCGCTTTTAGCTTTAAGGTAAAAGATCTAATTTTAATGGGCGTAAACGCAAACGTCGGTACGTTTTCAAGGCCGAGCGCAGAGGATAGAGCGATGGCCGAGGAAGCCGCACGGATAGCAGGCGTTAGCAAGTATTTAAATTTAAACGTAGACGAGCTAAGCGGCGGCATGATGCAGCTAGTCCTAATAGCTCGTTCGCTAGTACTACGGCCCAAAATTCTAATCATGGACGAGCCTACGTCATACCTCGACGTCTTTCATCAAAACGCCGTTTTAAGCCTAATCAAAACGCTAAATAGCGAGCGTAAAACCTGCGTGATCTTTACCTCGCATCATCCCGACCATGCGCTTGCGACGGCGGATAAAACCTTGCTTTTAAACGGCCCCTTAGGATATGAATTCGGCGCAACCGATCAAATTTTAAAGGGCGAAAATTTAACCAAACTTTTCGGTATCGATTTTATAAATTTAAACGTCGAAGATAAAAGGAGGTTGCTAGTTAGGTGGAGGGTTTAAATTTGACGGCGATATGACTCGGATAGCATGTTGTAAATTTGGCTAAAACAAGTCGGAGCTTGAAATATTTAGCGATCATTATATCTTAAGAATGAGCGCGTGCATAAATAGGCAAAAAGGCATCTTTAAGACCTTGACCATAAAACAGATAAGCACTTTGAGGGATTGATATTAAGAGGTGGAGTTTAGGGCATAATA
This genomic window from uncultured Campylobacter sp. contains:
- a CDS encoding ABC transporter ATP-binding protein codes for the protein MVLSVENLSFSYGAKQILQNLNLSLKSGETLAILGPNGIGKSTFLKIVLGLLKAKGGQILIDGRDHASLSGKERAKLVGYVPQSENIAFSFKVKDLILMGVNANVGTFSRPSAEDRAMAEEAARIAGVSKYLNLNVDELSGGMMQLVLIARSLVLRPKILIMDEPTSYLDVFHQNAVLSLIKTLNSERKTCVIFTSHHPDHALATADKTLLLNGPLGYEFGATDQILKGENLTKLFGIDFINLNVEDKRRLLVRWRV